From one Enterococcus sp. DIV2402 genomic stretch:
- the rpoD gene encoding RNA polymerase sigma factor RpoD: MAEETNKTYEKAVAEFIRANKPKGQVIYDELSNQLATPYSLDADGMDKLIQKVEDAGISVVDENGEPSIHSLKTTEKKAPEHTQEDLSAPTGVKINDPVRMYLKEIGRVPLLTAEEEVDLALKIEEGDQEAKQRLAEANLRLVVSIAKRYVGRGMQFLDLIQEGNMGLMKAVEKFDYRKGFKFSTYATWWIRQAITRAIADQARTIRIPVHMVETINKLIRIQRQLLQDLGREPTPEEIGAEMDLPTEKVREILKIAQEPVSLETPIGEEDDSHLGDFIEDQEATSPAEHAAYELLKEQLEDVLDTLTDREENVLRLRFGIDDGRTRTLEEVGKVFGVTRERIRQIEAKALRKLRHPSRSKQLKDFLE, from the coding sequence ATGGCAGAAGAAACAAACAAAACATATGAAAAAGCAGTTGCCGAATTTATCCGCGCAAACAAACCTAAAGGACAAGTTATCTATGATGAATTGTCAAATCAATTAGCAACACCTTACTCGTTAGATGCAGATGGAATGGACAAATTAATCCAAAAAGTTGAGGATGCTGGAATTAGCGTCGTTGATGAAAATGGTGAACCATCAATTCATAGTCTAAAGACAACTGAGAAAAAAGCACCAGAACATACCCAAGAAGATTTATCTGCGCCAACAGGTGTGAAAATTAACGATCCGGTTCGTATGTATTTAAAAGAAATCGGACGTGTGCCATTATTGACTGCTGAAGAAGAAGTCGACTTAGCCCTAAAAATCGAAGAAGGCGATCAAGAAGCAAAACAACGTCTAGCAGAAGCTAACTTACGTTTGGTAGTAAGTATCGCTAAACGCTATGTTGGACGTGGTATGCAATTCCTTGATTTAATTCAAGAAGGAAATATGGGTTTGATGAAAGCTGTTGAAAAATTTGATTACCGTAAAGGATTCAAATTCTCTACTTATGCTACATGGTGGATTCGTCAGGCGATTACGCGTGCGATTGCTGACCAAGCGAGAACGATTCGTATTCCAGTTCATATGGTGGAAACAATTAATAAATTGATTCGTATCCAACGTCAATTATTGCAAGACTTAGGAAGAGAACCAACGCCAGAAGAAATTGGTGCTGAAATGGATTTACCTACTGAAAAAGTTCGTGAGATTCTAAAAATTGCTCAAGAGCCAGTTTCCTTAGAAACGCCAATTGGTGAAGAAGATGATTCTCATTTAGGTGATTTTATTGAAGACCAAGAAGCAACAAGTCCAGCTGAACATGCTGCTTATGAATTGTTGAAAGAACAATTAGAAGATGTGCTAGATACGTTAACTGATCGTGAAGAAAACGTGCTACGTTTACGCTTTGGAATCGATGATGGTCGTACCCGCACATTAGAAGAAGTAGGCAAAGTATTTGGGGTAACTAGAGAACGTATTCGTCAAATTGAAGCAAAAGCATTACGAAAATTACGCCACCCATCTCGTTCAAAACAATTGAAAGACTTTTTAGAATAA